One genomic region from Vannielia litorea encodes:
- a CDS encoding ATP-binding protein, with translation MDFQAEVGTWLAAHLLARMPVGGRFGLANTALPVSIQLETGDGLDDIRLEQDDASRIDLQSKTSAGLAKSPKSPLGKTISQLALLMIDARDAGVAIDPAKARAVLAVAADAPRTLDVLERGCRAFDLGGSWATTKAGRSLAERDALDLFERHARIAWASMSATPPTDDDLVMMARLFRIARFSMNECEENWREVSRLIGGRLYGSQASGDAPLRDLKGIIRSMIGNGAPADRAGLLRELRRLGHKDVGAADYTADLGRLSAATGAELARLAGHTRLPIAGGIPIARASDGPLRAAVDSGSLIVIGEPGAGKTGALVMLAETRRAAGDTVVFLSVDRFPGVGIAANLQSELGLEHPLVEVLSAAPGSGAKLLIIDALDAARGGPAEGVFAQLIETLGASATDWTIIASIRSFDLRNGRRFRDAMPGSPPDPAFAEPGLANVRHFQVPRLAKEDLDAAGAAAADLGTLLAAAPEKLHDLLRNVFNLSLAAQLLADGAKPDSIRTVATQSDLIDAYEDGRLMGTALHEAAAATVGAMVSRRRLAVRKVVVGHGQLDMVIQTGVLIGSGDLVSFAHHVLFDHVAGRFFLEWDDPTRLIGQLGGDSSIALMLAPALRFAIERLWRHDADGKALVWRLVAEIYADAAVDPVLANVALRTAIERVAAPSDVAGLVALILTRPNDEALATMLSRLARFVGLAVDTSGTIVASEAIAWAQVADAAIATGSRDLSDATRFLLHTMFDKGDIAEAELLDVFGRAARALLAFAWAADPPMQQTATNSIRFVSKSFASDPAASRTLLDRMLRDPHFSAHADREATWLSEQIMPIARVDPDFTIEIYRVLYSRDITDSSTSHFGGQASRIMPLSSSRSQDYRHCRYNLGRCVTRLLELSVPLGTRAIVEAALGETERAMPLGDDRKRVAIVERAPFDLLGRDYTFKAWDDSEARHGTQDDDVLAQLVTHLRACSPEAFAATVVAAASEYAGPAVWTRILGVGAERVGEVGDLLWPFASNVTILVHADIVRDAVRFLATVYPSRSIEEREAFEVEALRPDLFTDEADQSWWRRTLSRLLSLIDADAIASDPMRALRDELVAADELLGNPPTRLMTVCRGSDRGVTRDQLSSEAVDVDDGIDAQMLSRTEALYEKVQATPLANDAATLADLWAEVQATIAFWDANADALNAKVEQPVWGHISNAVERIAGAKAYESGVDAMPPIEELLTVLRRLWASRFPEAEENDGGDSSLSWGNWEVRVYAAGAYVSLADRFGETYGEIVEIFDAILADPVPQVRLQAAQSLQVLSRIAIDNMWELAEQVARDEPHTGVLSSFLHHVIPRFTWHDVEKCKEIIEIVRARREAVERDDKPGRDEVAEQLGGLTAQLWCWQEEPVALEWLTSWADDPAAHCEYFTAFLSMLRGAFFTRYASGEERDARLSDRSQRAAMIIVEACSTAAVASHAAVTKDEVDGDARDAAIATYKAAESIIGHLMNQLYFGSGAHADNREAATGLTSTETMRRFLDDYRPMLALLAASHEPSTHHHLVELYEFLIPGDPAGVFDALHALLTGPAAREGYHHENLAAPVIVRMITRYIADHRSIFEDDTRRSALVEILRLFSDVGWLDALKLLYELPDLLR, from the coding sequence ATGGACTTCCAAGCAGAGGTCGGTACTTGGCTTGCTGCCCATCTGCTAGCGCGGATGCCGGTCGGTGGGCGTTTCGGCCTTGCCAACACCGCATTGCCGGTCTCGATCCAGCTCGAAACCGGCGATGGGCTCGACGACATCCGCCTGGAACAGGACGACGCCAGCCGCATCGACCTGCAGAGCAAGACCAGCGCGGGCCTTGCGAAAAGTCCCAAGAGCCCGCTCGGCAAAACCATCAGCCAGCTCGCGCTGCTGATGATCGACGCGCGCGATGCCGGCGTCGCGATCGATCCGGCGAAGGCACGCGCCGTGCTGGCGGTCGCAGCAGATGCGCCGCGCACGCTCGACGTGCTGGAACGCGGTTGTCGCGCTTTCGACCTTGGCGGAAGCTGGGCCACCACCAAGGCCGGGCGGTCGTTGGCGGAGCGCGACGCGCTCGATCTGTTCGAGAGGCACGCCCGGATCGCGTGGGCTTCGATGTCTGCGACGCCACCGACCGACGATGATCTCGTGATGATGGCGCGTTTGTTCCGAATAGCTCGCTTCTCGATGAACGAGTGTGAGGAGAATTGGCGCGAGGTGTCGAGGCTGATCGGTGGGAGGCTCTACGGCTCGCAAGCGTCCGGCGACGCGCCGCTGCGCGATCTGAAGGGCATTATCCGTAGCATGATTGGCAACGGCGCGCCTGCGGATCGTGCCGGATTGCTGCGCGAGCTTCGCCGGCTCGGCCACAAGGATGTGGGCGCGGCTGACTATACCGCCGATCTTGGCCGATTGTCGGCAGCGACCGGCGCCGAGCTTGCGCGCCTCGCCGGGCACACCCGCCTGCCGATCGCGGGCGGCATCCCTATTGCCCGTGCCAGCGACGGCCCGCTTCGCGCAGCGGTCGATTCCGGCTCGCTGATTGTCATTGGCGAACCAGGGGCCGGCAAGACCGGTGCGCTGGTGATGCTAGCCGAAACGAGACGCGCGGCCGGCGATACGGTTGTGTTCCTTTCGGTCGACCGCTTTCCCGGTGTCGGCATCGCGGCAAATCTTCAGTCCGAACTGGGGTTGGAGCACCCGCTGGTCGAGGTGCTGAGCGCGGCGCCGGGTTCGGGCGCCAAGCTATTGATCATCGATGCGCTCGACGCCGCGCGAGGTGGTCCGGCCGAAGGTGTGTTCGCGCAGCTGATCGAGACGCTTGGCGCTTCGGCAACGGACTGGACCATCATCGCGTCGATCCGCAGTTTCGACCTGCGCAATGGGCGCCGGTTTCGCGACGCGATGCCGGGATCGCCACCCGACCCGGCCTTTGCGGAGCCGGGTCTGGCCAACGTCCGGCATTTTCAGGTGCCGCGACTGGCAAAGGAGGATCTCGATGCCGCGGGCGCCGCTGCGGCCGATCTCGGCACCTTGCTCGCCGCCGCGCCTGAGAAGCTACACGACCTGCTGCGCAACGTCTTCAACCTCTCGCTCGCTGCGCAACTGCTGGCCGATGGCGCCAAGCCCGACAGCATCCGCACGGTCGCCACTCAGTCCGATTTGATTGATGCCTATGAGGATGGCCGACTTATGGGCACCGCATTGCATGAGGCCGCGGCAGCGACCGTCGGCGCAATGGTTTCTCGGCGCAGGCTTGCGGTGCGCAAGGTCGTTGTCGGGCACGGCCAGCTCGACATGGTGATCCAGACTGGCGTCCTCATTGGCTCCGGCGATCTCGTGAGCTTTGCCCATCATGTGCTGTTCGATCACGTCGCCGGCCGCTTCTTTCTTGAATGGGATGATCCAACCCGGCTGATAGGACAGTTGGGCGGCGACAGCTCGATCGCGCTGATGCTGGCGCCAGCACTGCGCTTCGCTATCGAGCGGCTGTGGCGCCACGACGCCGACGGTAAGGCGCTGGTCTGGCGCTTGGTCGCAGAAATCTATGCCGATGCGGCTGTCGATCCGGTGCTGGCCAATGTCGCTCTCCGCACCGCGATCGAGCGCGTGGCGGCGCCGTCCGATGTCGCTGGTTTGGTCGCGTTGATTTTGACTCGCCCGAATGACGAAGCGCTGGCGACGATGCTTTCGCGGCTGGCCCGCTTTGTCGGGCTTGCGGTCGATACGTCTGGCACCATCGTAGCGAGCGAGGCGATTGCCTGGGCGCAAGTAGCTGATGCCGCGATTGCGACGGGATCGCGTGACCTCTCCGACGCGACGCGCTTCCTGCTCCACACGATGTTTGACAAGGGCGATATCGCCGAGGCCGAGCTGCTCGATGTCTTCGGCCGCGCGGCGCGGGCGCTGCTTGCCTTTGCCTGGGCTGCCGATCCGCCAATGCAGCAGACCGCGACCAACTCAATCCGTTTCGTCAGCAAGAGCTTCGCGTCCGATCCCGCCGCATCGCGCACGCTGCTCGACCGCATGCTTCGCGACCCGCATTTTTCGGCACATGCTGATCGGGAAGCCACCTGGCTCTCCGAGCAGATCATGCCGATCGCGCGGGTCGATCCCGACTTCACGATCGAAATCTACCGCGTCCTATATTCGCGCGACATCACCGACAGCAGTACCTCTCATTTCGGCGGGCAGGCGAGCCGGATCATGCCGCTCTCGTCAAGCCGCAGTCAGGACTACCGCCATTGCCGCTATAATCTTGGTCGGTGCGTGACGCGGCTGCTCGAACTGTCGGTGCCGCTCGGCACGCGCGCGATCGTCGAAGCGGCGCTTGGCGAGACCGAACGTGCGATGCCGCTCGGCGATGATCGCAAGCGGGTGGCGATTGTGGAGCGAGCGCCATTCGATCTGCTGGGTCGCGATTACACGTTCAAGGCGTGGGACGATAGCGAGGCGCGCCACGGCACGCAGGATGACGATGTCCTCGCGCAGTTGGTTACGCATCTGCGTGCCTGCTCGCCCGAAGCGTTCGCCGCGACGGTCGTGGCAGCCGCGAGCGAATATGCCGGGCCGGCCGTATGGACGCGAATTCTAGGCGTCGGCGCCGAGCGCGTCGGTGAGGTCGGCGACTTGCTCTGGCCGTTCGCCAGCAACGTCACGATCCTGGTGCATGCAGACATTGTTCGTGACGCGGTGCGGTTCCTGGCTACTGTTTATCCCTCTCGTTCGATAGAAGAGCGCGAGGCGTTCGAAGTCGAGGCGTTGCGGCCCGATCTTTTTACCGACGAGGCGGATCAATCCTGGTGGCGGCGCACACTCAGCCGGCTTCTGTCGCTGATCGATGCGGATGCCATCGCGAGTGACCCGATGCGCGCGCTTCGTGATGAGCTGGTCGCGGCGGACGAACTCTTGGGCAATCCGCCGACCCGCTTGATGACTGTGTGTCGGGGCTCGGACCGCGGCGTCACTCGCGACCAACTCTCCAGCGAGGCTGTGGACGTCGACGATGGCATCGATGCACAGATGTTGTCACGTACCGAGGCACTCTACGAAAAGGTGCAGGCAACGCCATTGGCAAACGATGCGGCGACGCTTGCGGATCTGTGGGCCGAGGTTCAAGCCACGATCGCATTTTGGGATGCCAACGCCGACGCGCTGAACGCTAAGGTCGAGCAGCCGGTCTGGGGCCATATCAGCAATGCTGTGGAGCGGATCGCTGGCGCGAAGGCCTATGAGTCCGGTGTCGATGCCATGCCGCCAATCGAGGAATTGCTTACGGTGCTGCGCCGGCTCTGGGCGAGCCGCTTCCCGGAAGCGGAGGAAAATGACGGCGGGGATTCCAGCCTAAGCTGGGGCAATTGGGAGGTCCGCGTCTATGCGGCCGGCGCCTATGTCTCGCTCGCCGACCGCTTCGGCGAAACCTATGGAGAGATCGTCGAGATTTTTGATGCGATCCTCGCCGATCCAGTGCCGCAGGTCCGCTTGCAGGCGGCGCAGAGCCTGCAGGTGCTGAGCCGCATTGCGATCGATAATATGTGGGAACTTGCCGAGCAGGTCGCCCGCGACGAGCCCCACACTGGAGTGCTGAGTTCTTTCCTGCACCATGTCATTCCGCGCTTCACTTGGCACGACGTCGAGAAGTGCAAAGAGATCATCGAAATCGTGCGTGCCCGCCGCGAGGCAGTCGAGCGTGACGACAAGCCAGGTCGCGACGAGGTTGCCGAGCAACTTGGCGGCCTCACTGCGCAGCTCTGGTGCTGGCAGGAAGAGCCAGTCGCCCTTGAGTGGTTGACGAGCTGGGCTGATGATCCGGCGGCGCATTGCGAGTATTTCACCGCGTTCCTGTCGATGCTTCGCGGCGCGTTCTTCACCCGCTATGCAAGTGGCGAGGAGCGCGACGCCCGACTCTCCGATCGTTCGCAGCGGGCGGCAATGATCATTGTTGAGGCCTGTTCGACGGCAGCGGTGGCCAGCCATGCCGCCGTCACGAAAGACGAGGTCGACGGCGACGCGCGTGATGCCGCCATCGCCACCTATAAGGCTGCGGAGTCGATCATTGGTCACTTGATGAATCAGCTCTATTTCGGCTCGGGCGCACATGCCGACAATCGCGAAGCGGCGACCGGACTCACGTCTACGGAGACCATGCGCCGGTTCCTCGACGATTACCGCCCGATGCTGGCGCTGCTTGCCGCCTCGCACGAACCTTCGACGCATCATCACCTTGTCGAACTCTATGAATTTCTGATCCCGGGTGATCCGGCCGGCGTGTTCGACGCGCTGCACGCGCTGCTGACCGGACCGGCCGCGCGCGAAGGCTATCACCATGAAAACCTTGCCGCACCGGTCATTGTGCGGATGATCACACGCTACATCGCTGATCACCGCTCGATCTTCGAGGATGACACGCGCCGCTCCGCACTCGTCGAGATCCTGCGCCTGTTCTCCGATGTCGGTTGGTTGGACGCGTTGAAACTGCTCTACGAACTCCCCGACCTGCTTCGCTGA
- a CDS encoding tyrosine-type recombinase/integrase, which produces MPSIKLTQTAVKEIEADPMKQLLFRDTEVRGLALRITPNGHKAFVFGYSVNGRERRMRIGDASTSTVAEAREAAKKLRREVENGSDPQEQRLEKANAPSMKELWDAFQTDHFPDISEKYRTEQVSYWDRHVLPAFGKLKVADLKRQDVVALHRKIAEGAPTLANRVLASIRKALSYAITRGWIQDNAASKIKQKRETKRKRYLSPEEMERVASALHRMPNRKAAAAISLLFLTGARRSEVLGARWREFDMPREGSTAVARWNKPADRTKTRTDISIPLTAEAVEVLRNLKAEQDPQSEFLFPTKSGTPMQDVNGPWKWLLQEADLTDFRLHDLRHSYASILISNGFDLPVVGHLLGHSQPQTTARYAHLMDGAQQAATAVVGSVWKNLAPPADTDG; this is translated from the coding sequence ATGCCCTCAATCAAGCTAACACAGACCGCCGTCAAGGAAATTGAGGCCGACCCGATGAAGCAGTTGCTCTTCCGGGACACCGAAGTCCGCGGGTTGGCCCTGAGGATCACCCCCAATGGCCACAAGGCTTTCGTATTTGGCTACTCGGTCAATGGTCGGGAACGCCGCATGCGGATCGGCGACGCAAGTACTTCCACCGTAGCTGAGGCCCGAGAGGCGGCGAAGAAACTTCGGCGTGAAGTGGAAAACGGCTCAGACCCCCAAGAGCAGAGGTTGGAGAAAGCGAATGCTCCTTCCATGAAGGAACTATGGGACGCCTTTCAAACCGACCACTTTCCGGACATCTCCGAAAAGTATCGGACGGAGCAGGTTTCCTACTGGGATCGGCATGTCCTTCCTGCCTTCGGCAAGCTTAAGGTGGCCGATCTTAAGCGTCAGGACGTCGTTGCTCTGCATAGGAAAATCGCGGAGGGAGCCCCAACCCTTGCGAACCGCGTCCTCGCATCGATCCGGAAAGCCCTCAGCTATGCGATCACTCGTGGCTGGATCCAGGACAACGCGGCATCAAAGATCAAGCAGAAGCGGGAGACCAAGCGGAAGCGCTACCTCTCACCCGAAGAGATGGAACGGGTGGCGAGCGCCTTGCACCGCATGCCGAACCGCAAGGCCGCCGCCGCGATCTCCCTACTCTTTCTGACGGGGGCCCGCCGGTCCGAGGTGCTCGGCGCCCGCTGGCGGGAGTTCGACATGCCCCGCGAAGGCAGCACTGCCGTGGCGCGCTGGAACAAGCCGGCCGACCGCACGAAGACCCGCACCGACATCAGCATCCCGCTGACGGCGGAGGCCGTCGAGGTCCTGCGCAACCTCAAGGCGGAACAGGATCCCCAATCCGAGTTCCTCTTTCCCACAAAGTCCGGCACTCCCATGCAGGACGTCAACGGCCCCTGGAAGTGGCTGCTGCAGGAGGCCGACCTGACGGATTTTCGCCTGCACGATCTCCGGCACAGCTACGCGTCGATCCTGATCAGCAACGGATTCGATCTGCCAGTTGTCGGTCATCTCCTCGGCCACTCCCAGCCGCAGACGACCGCCCGCTATGCGCACTTGATGGATGGAGCACAGCAGGCCGCCACCGCTGTCGTTGGCTCCGTCTGGAAGAACCTGGCTCCGCCCGCCGACACCGATGGCTGA
- a CDS encoding sigma-54-dependent Fis family transcriptional regulator: protein MFERHHVEEIAQVLDGRATGRDSYVDASWRRCVELYGMDPARAEPAHIVTDAELRTHRDQAEWMIGAARASLQNLFRQVAGQNYVLLLTDAKGVCVDFFGDSLFADELRGAGLYLGSNWSEDLAGTCGVGACIVTGEPVTVHQDDHFGNAHTALSCTSAPIYDSLGQMAAVLDISLLRSPSPKSSQNLAMSLVTAAARRVEMANLMAASRREWVLRFSSSPEFLDVDPEGALALDGSGRVIGATHAATRMLSREGSLIGERIDSLLGISVDDLPDLMRDRPTEDRVVALGDGGAVFGHAIAPQAPRRPQGAVITRAGIGVVTGLAGSDPVMERLLSRAERLAATSVPLVVSGESGSGKTKLARALHMASGRGGFLTVECAGLEAGELARLIASQPGKATLLLRRIEDLSASAARALPRLLDAHPELRPISTSGLTPSDLMSHESLPPALYHRLAGAVCELPPLRERQDLGWLIERLLRRRCGGEWRLTPSARAELMARDWPGNLRELGNVLDVACAMAEGNVIDLPDLPPPPQPTEAEPDLEAVLDACNWNMARAARRLGVNRSTVLRRVRKEGLRAPG from the coding sequence ATGTTCGAACGACATCACGTGGAGGAAATCGCGCAGGTTTTGGATGGCCGGGCCACCGGGCGTGACAGTTATGTCGATGCGTCCTGGCGGCGCTGCGTCGAGCTTTACGGCATGGACCCCGCGCGCGCCGAGCCCGCGCATATCGTAACCGATGCCGAGCTTCGGACCCATCGCGATCAGGCCGAGTGGATGATCGGCGCGGCCCGTGCCAGCCTGCAAAACCTCTTCCGACAGGTCGCGGGGCAGAATTACGTCCTGCTGCTGACCGATGCCAAAGGCGTCTGCGTCGACTTCTTTGGCGACAGTCTCTTCGCCGATGAGTTGCGCGGGGCCGGCCTTTATCTGGGGTCGAACTGGTCCGAGGATCTTGCCGGAACCTGCGGCGTGGGTGCCTGCATCGTAACGGGCGAGCCGGTCACGGTTCATCAGGATGATCACTTCGGCAACGCGCATACCGCGCTGTCCTGCACCTCCGCGCCGATCTACGACAGCCTTGGTCAGATGGCGGCGGTGCTCGACATCTCGCTGCTACGGTCACCCTCGCCGAAGAGCAGCCAGAACCTCGCCATGTCGCTCGTGACCGCGGCCGCGCGGCGGGTCGAAATGGCCAACTTGATGGCGGCGAGCCGCCGCGAATGGGTGCTGCGGTTTTCGTCCAGTCCGGAGTTTCTTGACGTGGACCCGGAAGGCGCGTTGGCCCTCGACGGATCGGGCCGGGTGATCGGTGCGACCCATGCGGCCACGCGAATGCTCTCGCGCGAGGGCAGCCTGATCGGAGAGCGGATCGACAGTCTGCTGGGGATCAGCGTCGATGATCTGCCCGACCTCATGCGTGACCGTCCGACGGAGGACCGCGTGGTCGCTCTGGGCGATGGCGGTGCGGTCTTCGGTCACGCGATTGCACCGCAGGCCCCGCGCCGCCCTCAGGGGGCGGTAATCACGCGCGCCGGCATAGGGGTCGTGACCGGGCTCGCGGGCAGCGATCCCGTTATGGAGCGGCTCCTGTCTCGGGCGGAGCGGCTGGCGGCCACATCCGTGCCGCTCGTGGTCAGCGGTGAGAGTGGTAGCGGCAAGACCAAGCTCGCCCGTGCGCTGCACATGGCCTCCGGCCGCGGTGGCTTTCTGACAGTGGAGTGTGCCGGGCTGGAGGCGGGCGAGTTAGCCCGGCTGATCGCTTCGCAGCCCGGCAAAGCGACGCTGCTGCTTCGACGGATCGAGGATCTTTCCGCAAGTGCCGCCCGCGCCTTGCCCCGGCTTCTCGATGCGCACCCCGAGCTGCGCCCGATCAGCACGAGCGGCCTGACGCCCAGTGATCTGATGTCTCACGAGTCTCTGCCTCCAGCGCTCTATCACCGGCTCGCCGGGGCGGTGTGCGAACTGCCGCCGCTGCGCGAGCGGCAGGATCTGGGCTGGCTGATCGAGCGGCTGCTGCGGCGGCGCTGCGGCGGCGAGTGGCGGCTTACGCCTTCGGCCCGCGCCGAGCTGATGGCCCGTGACTGGCCCGGCAACCTGCGCGAGCTGGGCAATGTGCTCGACGTGGCCTGCGCGATGGCAGAAGGCAACGTCATCGACCTGCCGGATCTGCCCCCGCCACCTCAACCAACTGAGGCGGAGCCGGACCTCGAGGCCGTGCTCGACGCCTGCAACTGGAACATGGCCCGCGCCGCCCGCAGGCTGGGGGTGAACCGCTCGACGGTTCTGCGCCGCGTCCGCAAGGAAGGGTTGCGCGCGCCCGGCTGA
- a CDS encoding NAD(P)/FAD-dependent oxidoreductase, protein MLDSTVTAEVQDMLDSLNAALEEGDAQAASALFATDSYWRDLIAVTWNLKTVEGPAEVQDMLAAQLKHTKPGGFAIQEGELPGEDGGVITAWITFETAAGRGWGLMRLKDGRIWTLLTAMQELKGFEENRGTRRPMGAEHGAAKNRKSWKENREAEAAELGYTDQPYTVIIGGGQGGIALGARLRQLGVPTIVLDKHDRPGDQWRSRYKSLCLHDPIWYDHLPYIKFPDNWPVFTPKDKVGDWLEMYTKVMEINYWTRSEVQKASFDEASGTWEVKVNRDGEEVVLRPTQLVLATGMSGKANIPSFPGMESFKGTIQHSSQHEGPDAWTGKKVVVVGSNNSAHDICAALWEADADVTMVQRSSTHIVRSDTLMDIGLGALYSEEAVAGGMTTEKADMVFASLPYRIMHEFQIPLYDQMRERDAEFYAGLEKAGFDLDWGDDGSGLFMKYLRRGSGYYIDVGASQLIIDGEVKLVKGQVERFDETGVVLADGTHLDADLVVMATGYGSMNGWAADLISQEVADKVGKVWGLGSDTTKDPGPWEGEQRNMWKPTQQQNLWFHGGNLHQSRHYSLYLALQLKARMEGLETPVYGLQEVHHLS, encoded by the coding sequence ATGCTCGACTCGACCGTCACCGCCGAGGTGCAGGACATGCTCGACAGCCTGAACGCCGCCCTGGAGGAGGGGGACGCGCAGGCCGCCAGCGCTCTTTTTGCGACCGACAGCTATTGGCGCGACCTGATCGCCGTCACCTGGAACCTGAAGACCGTGGAAGGGCCTGCCGAAGTGCAGGACATGCTCGCGGCGCAACTCAAGCACACAAAGCCGGGCGGCTTCGCCATCCAGGAGGGCGAGTTGCCCGGCGAGGATGGCGGCGTCATCACCGCCTGGATCACCTTCGAAACCGCCGCAGGCCGCGGCTGGGGGCTGATGCGCCTCAAGGACGGCCGCATCTGGACGCTGCTCACCGCGATGCAGGAGCTGAAGGGCTTCGAGGAAAACCGTGGTACGCGCCGCCCGATGGGGGCCGAACACGGTGCCGCGAAGAACCGCAAGTCTTGGAAGGAAAATCGCGAGGCCGAAGCGGCCGAGCTTGGCTATACCGATCAGCCCTACACCGTCATCATCGGCGGCGGGCAGGGGGGCATCGCGCTTGGCGCACGGCTCCGGCAGCTCGGCGTGCCGACCATCGTGCTCGACAAGCACGACCGGCCCGGCGACCAGTGGCGCTCGCGGTACAAGTCGCTCTGCCTGCACGACCCGATCTGGTACGACCATCTGCCCTACATCAAGTTCCCCGACAACTGGCCGGTCTTCACGCCAAAGGACAAGGTCGGCGACTGGCTCGAGATGTACACCAAGGTCATGGAGATCAACTACTGGACCCGGTCCGAGGTGCAGAAGGCGAGCTTCGACGAGGCCAGCGGCACATGGGAGGTGAAGGTCAATCGGGACGGCGAGGAGGTTGTGCTGCGCCCGACGCAGCTGGTGCTGGCTACCGGCATGTCGGGCAAGGCCAATATCCCGTCCTTCCCGGGCATGGAGAGCTTCAAGGGCACGATCCAGCACTCTTCGCAGCACGAGGGGCCGGATGCGTGGACCGGAAAGAAGGTGGTGGTCGTCGGCTCAAACAACTCGGCGCATGACATCTGCGCCGCGCTTTGGGAGGCGGATGCCGATGTGACCATGGTGCAGCGTAGCTCGACCCACATCGTGCGCTCCGACACGCTGATGGATATCGGCCTCGGTGCGCTTTACTCCGAGGAGGCGGTGGCCGGAGGGATGACGACGGAGAAGGCCGACATGGTCTTTGCCTCGCTGCCCTACCGGATCATGCACGAGTTCCAGATCCCGCTCTACGACCAGATGAGGGAGCGCGACGCGGAGTTCTACGCCGGGCTCGAAAAGGCTGGCTTCGACCTCGACTGGGGCGATGACGGCTCGGGCCTGTTCATGAAGTACCTGCGCCGCGGCTCGGGCTATTACATCGACGTGGGCGCCAGCCAGCTGATCATCGACGGCGAGGTGAAGCTGGTGAAAGGGCAGGTCGAGCGGTTCGACGAAACAGGCGTGGTGCTGGCCGATGGCACACACCTCGATGCCGATCTTGTGGTCATGGCCACCGGCTACGGCAGCATGAACGGCTGGGCCGCCGATCTCATCAGCCAGGAGGTGGCCGACAAGGTCGGCAAGGTCTGGGGCCTCGGCTCCGACACCACCAAGGACCCCGGCCCCTGGGAGGGCGAGCAGCGCAACATGTGGAAGCCGACCCAGCAGCAAAACCTCTGGTTCCACGGCGGCAACCTGCACCAGTCGCGGCATTATTCGCTGTATCTCGCGTTGCAACTGAAGGCCCGCATGGAGGGGCTCGAGACCCCGGTCTACGGCCTGCAGGAGGTTCATCACCTGTCGTGA
- a CDS encoding 2,3-butanediol dehydrogenase — protein MKAARWHGVKDIRVEDVPEPKPGKGEVKVKVAWTGICGSDLHEYLAGPIFVPVDEDHPLSHDKAPITMGHEYCGTVAELGEGVTGLSVGDRVAIEPIFACGACPACLEGKYNLCDSLGFVGLSGGHGGFAAHSVVPARMVHKMPDGLSMEQGALVEPAAVALHAVRLSRIKAGDKAAVFGAGPIGLLVVESLRVAGASEIHVVEPSEVRRQKALELGATSVIDPTATDAVAQIRDATSGVHVAFEVTGVPQVLPQCIEATRHEGQVLVVSIWEQEASFQPNTVVLKERQLQGTIAYRNVYPAVMALMTQGYFNADQLVTKRIALEDIVAEGFDALVAEKSHVKILVEAPD, from the coding sequence ATGAAAGCAGCACGTTGGCATGGCGTGAAGGATATTCGCGTTGAAGACGTTCCGGAGCCGAAGCCGGGCAAGGGCGAGGTGAAGGTCAAGGTGGCGTGGACCGGGATCTGTGGCAGCGACCTGCACGAATATCTCGCCGGGCCGATCTTCGTGCCTGTGGACGAAGACCACCCCCTGAGCCACGACAAGGCGCCGATCACCATGGGCCATGAGTATTGTGGCACGGTCGCCGAACTCGGCGAAGGTGTCACCGGCCTTTCGGTTGGCGACCGTGTCGCGATCGAGCCCATCTTCGCCTGCGGGGCCTGCCCGGCCTGCCTCGAAGGCAAGTACAACCTGTGCGACAGCCTCGGTTTCGTCGGCCTGTCCGGCGGCCATGGCGGCTTTGCCGCTCACAGCGTCGTGCCCGCGCGCATGGTTCACAAGATGCCTGATGGGCTGTCGATGGAACAGGGCGCGCTCGTGGAGCCTGCGGCTGTCGCCCTGCACGCCGTGCGCCTGTCGCGGATCAAGGCCGGTGACAAGGCCGCCGTCTTTGGCGCCGGTCCGATCGGGCTATTGGTGGTGGAGTCACTGCGCGTGGCCGGTGCCTCCGAGATCCACGTTGTCGAGCCTTCGGAAGTCCGGCGGCAGAAGGCGCTGGAGCTAGGCGCAACCTCGGTGATCGATCCTACGGCGACTGACGCTGTGGCCCAAATCCGCGACGCCACCAGCGGTGTTCACGTTGCCTTCGAGGTGACCGGTGTGCCCCAGGTCCTGCCTCAATGCATCGAAGCCACCCGCCACGAGGGGCAGGTTCTGGTCGTTTCGATCTGGGAGCAGGAAGCCTCCTTCCAGCCCAACACCGTCGTTCTGAAGGAACGCCAGCTGCAGGGCACCATCGCCTACCGCAACGTCTATCCAGCGGTGATGGCCCTCATGACCCAGGGCTACTTCAACGCCGACCAACTGGTCACGAAGCGGATTGCGCTGGAGGACATCGTTGCCGAAGGCTTCGACGCACTGGTCGCGGAGAAGTCCCACGTGAAGATCCTCGTTGAGGCGCCGGACTGA